The Acinetobacter pittii genome contains a region encoding:
- the proS gene encoding proline--tRNA ligase, which produces MRASRFLFATLRETPNDAEVISHQLMLRAGMIRKLASGLYTWLPMGTRVLKKVDAIVREEMNRSGAMEVFMPVTQPASLWEESGRYEQYGPELLRFKDRHTNPFVLGPTHEEVITDMARNELKSYKQLPVNFYQIQTKFRDEIRPRFGVMRSREFIMKDAYSFHATQESLQETYDVMYDTYSRIFTRLGLDFRPVQADTGSIGGSASHEFHVLAASGEDDIAFSTESDYAANVEMAEAILVGERAAPTQELKLVETPNQKTIDDVCQFLNADPKQSIKALLVQGVADEKGNVPVVALFVRGDHELNEIKAEKHPLVAAPLTFATEEQLQAFGLTAGFTGPQGLVEKGLTVIVDRAASVLSDFVAGANEADKHAVGVNWERDAQISEVFDLRNVVEGDPSPDGKGTLQIKRGIEVGHIFQLGTKYSEALGCKVLGEDGKPFTVTMGCYGIGVTRVVAAAIEQNYDDKGIIWPQAIAPFEIAIVPMNAHKSPRTLEAAESLYAELQAQGFDVLLDDRNERPGVKFSDLELMGIPHRIVIGEKGLDAGTFEYKGRRDAEASNLTKEELLAKLAR; this is translated from the coding sequence ATGCGCGCAAGCCGCTTTTTATTTGCAACGTTGAGAGAAACCCCAAATGATGCTGAAGTGATTTCACACCAGCTCATGTTACGTGCGGGGATGATTCGTAAATTGGCATCTGGTTTATATACATGGCTGCCGATGGGAACACGTGTGCTTAAAAAAGTAGATGCGATTGTTCGTGAAGAAATGAACCGTTCAGGCGCAATGGAAGTATTCATGCCCGTGACTCAACCCGCAAGTCTTTGGGAAGAATCAGGTCGATATGAACAATATGGCCCTGAGTTATTACGTTTTAAAGATCGTCATACGAACCCATTTGTACTTGGGCCAACGCATGAAGAAGTTATTACGGATATGGCACGTAACGAATTAAAAAGTTATAAGCAGCTTCCTGTAAATTTCTATCAAATTCAAACTAAATTCCGTGATGAAATCCGTCCACGTTTTGGTGTAATGCGTTCACGTGAGTTCATCATGAAAGATGCTTATTCTTTCCATGCAACTCAAGAGTCGTTACAAGAAACTTATGATGTAATGTACGACACCTATAGCCGTATTTTCACTCGCTTAGGTTTGGATTTCCGTCCAGTTCAAGCAGATACAGGCTCTATTGGTGGTTCAGCTTCACACGAATTCCATGTATTGGCTGCTAGTGGTGAAGATGACATCGCATTTTCAACTGAATCTGATTATGCGGCAAACGTTGAAATGGCTGAGGCTATTTTAGTTGGTGAACGCGCAGCGCCGACACAAGAACTAAAATTGGTTGAAACACCAAACCAAAAAACAATTGATGATGTATGCCAATTCTTAAATGCTGATCCAAAGCAATCTATTAAAGCATTATTGGTTCAAGGCGTTGCTGATGAAAAAGGTAATGTTCCTGTCGTTGCTCTATTTGTACGTGGTGACCACGAACTTAATGAGATTAAAGCTGAGAAGCATCCTTTAGTTGCTGCGCCTCTTACTTTTGCAACTGAAGAACAACTCCAAGCATTTGGTTTAACTGCTGGCTTTACAGGTCCACAAGGTTTAGTCGAAAAAGGCTTAACTGTAATTGTTGACCGTGCTGCATCTGTTCTTTCTGACTTCGTTGCTGGAGCAAATGAAGCTGACAAACATGCGGTTGGCGTAAACTGGGAACGTGACGCGCAAATTAGCGAAGTTTTTGACTTACGTAATGTCGTTGAAGGCGATCCATCTCCAGATGGCAAAGGTACACTACAAATTAAACGTGGTATCGAAGTAGGTCATATTTTCCAGCTTGGTACTAAATACTCTGAAGCTCTAGGCTGTAAAGTTCTCGGTGAAGATGGTAAACCATTTACAGTAACTATGGGATGCTACGGTATTGGTGTAACACGTGTTGTTGCAGCTGCAATTGAACAAAACTACGATGACAAAGGTATTATCTGGCCTCAAGCCATTGCACCTTTTGAAATTGCAATTGTTCCAATGAATGCGCACAAATCACCGCGTACTCTTGAAGCAGCAGAGTCTCTTTATGCAGAACTTCAAGCTCAAGGTTTTGATGTGTTACTTGATGATCGTAACGAACGCCCAGGCGTTAAATTCTCTGACCTTGAATTAATGGGTATTCCACACCGTATTGTGATTGGTGAAAAAGGTCTTGATGCGGGTACTTTTGAATATAAAGGCCGTCGCGATGCTGAAGCGAGCAATTTAACTAAAGAAGAACTTTTAGCTAAGTTAGCGCGTTAA
- the mdcF gene encoding AEC family transporter yields the protein MVFQVILPILILLLMGYVCVLIKLVTPEQIRALSAFVIKISLPAFLIHSLANKNLQDIWHPAYFLAYGGGSLILFFFAFILYRKYFKNRLTHSAVISMGASMSNTGFMGTAILTMLIGNHAAIYISLTLIIENLLIVALMLILAEAGLHQQQNLLPLLKQTFLNLLKNPVIIAILVGMGCILLDVNLPATLDQSLELLGRTASPLALFAIGGSLVGIGITTVNIESVLLAAFKVVLMPSVIFTLFLITPNVSREMLYAGTLIAALPMPIAFGIFGQAYGLNEKALTPLMISTIVGFIGVSWLIALWW from the coding sequence GTGGTTTTTCAGGTTATTTTACCTATCTTGATATTGCTATTGATGGGCTATGTCTGTGTCCTCATCAAATTGGTAACACCTGAACAGATCAGGGCTCTTAGCGCATTTGTAATTAAAATTTCCTTACCGGCTTTTTTAATTCACTCATTGGCAAATAAAAACTTACAAGACATTTGGCACCCAGCTTATTTTCTTGCTTATGGTGGCGGGTCTTTAATTTTATTTTTCTTTGCTTTTATTCTCTATCGAAAATATTTTAAAAATAGATTAACTCATAGCGCCGTCATCTCGATGGGCGCATCTATGTCCAATACTGGATTTATGGGAACAGCTATTTTGACTATGCTGATTGGTAACCATGCAGCAATCTATATTTCTTTAACCCTAATTATTGAAAATTTATTGATTGTGGCGTTGATGCTGATTTTGGCCGAAGCCGGTTTACATCAACAGCAAAATCTTTTACCGCTTTTAAAACAGACTTTTTTAAACTTACTTAAGAATCCTGTCATTATCGCTATTCTGGTTGGGATGGGGTGCATTCTTTTAGATGTTAATCTTCCTGCAACGCTTGACCAGTCTTTAGAATTACTTGGGCGTACAGCTTCGCCTTTGGCTTTGTTTGCCATTGGCGGAAGTTTAGTAGGTATTGGAATAACAACGGTAAATATAGAAAGCGTTTTGTTAGCGGCCTTTAAAGTTGTGCTAATGCCATCTGTTATTTTTACACTTTTTTTAATAACTCCAAATGTAAGCCGTGAAATGCTTTATGCAGGAACATTAATCGCTGCTTTACCAATGCCGATTGCTTTCGGAATTTTTGGACAAGCCTATGGCTTAAATGAAAAAGCGTTAACACCGCTTATGATTAGTACAATTGTCGGTTTTATTGGGGTGAGCTGGCTTATTGCTCTGTGGTGGTAA
- the yncD gene encoding TonB-dependent receptor family protein, with protein MSLLRLDRLHYCILMSMGCISSPLVWAEDLTQDITVLPTLHVEATRTDTTYLQTPASVFRIDAPQVDTSSQVNLTEVVKGVPSLQIRNRENYAQDLQLSMRGFGARSTFGVRGIRLYVDGIPATMPDGQGQTSNIDLSSLDHVEVLTGPFSSLYGNSSGGTILTSTKEGQGKDSIELSYSGGSHDKSRAGFVLQGGAKGANEPSYVISSSYFDTDGYREHSGAEKVLNNAKLSWNLDDGSKINWVTNYVKIHADDPQGLNRDQWNTNPKQVNDADNTYKVRKDIEQTQTGVTWSKPINDKNELYAMAYLGNRQVTQYQSIPKSTQEANNNQAGGVIDFERNYYGADFRWTGKELLPNTTVSVGVALDAMDEDRKGFENFNTHGIYGVKGKLRRDEDNTLWNIDPYLQASWQFLPTWRLDTGVRYSNVHYKSEDRYLSNGDDSGKTDYDKVLPSAALSWQILPELIAYVSYAKGFETPTFTEMAYRRDGESGFNFDLTASTSDTYETGLKSQNQLGDFTLAVFQTKTKDDIVSAGNSNGRSTFRNADKTLREGVEFAWNKKLWRDLTATASYTYLDATFDADIPAYRDIAQIPSGNAIPGIAKNQAYASLAWQPSHGLYGGVDVQYMDKVYVNDTNSDAAPSYSVTSANVGYAWVMGDWKVNSFARVDNLFDKNYAGSVIVNDSTKPVGRYFEPADGRNWSAGLRVIKQF; from the coding sequence TTTTTCGAATAGATGCACCTCAAGTTGATACTTCTTCACAAGTAAATTTAACCGAAGTTGTGAAAGGTGTACCGAGTTTACAGATTCGTAATCGTGAAAATTATGCACAAGATTTACAGCTTTCTATGCGTGGTTTTGGTGCACGTTCTACTTTTGGTGTCCGTGGTATTCGCCTTTATGTAGACGGTATTCCTGCAACAATGCCAGATGGACAAGGCCAAACGTCTAATATCGATTTAAGTAGTCTGGACCATGTTGAAGTTCTAACGGGACCTTTTTCCTCACTGTATGGAAACTCATCGGGCGGGACAATTTTAACGTCTACTAAAGAAGGGCAAGGGAAAGATTCAATTGAGCTGAGCTATTCGGGAGGCAGCCACGATAAAAGCCGAGCAGGATTTGTGCTACAAGGTGGAGCAAAGGGCGCGAATGAACCAAGCTATGTTATTAGTTCATCATACTTCGATACTGATGGTTACCGAGAACATAGCGGTGCAGAAAAAGTATTAAATAATGCAAAACTCAGTTGGAATCTTGATGATGGTAGTAAAATCAACTGGGTAACCAACTATGTAAAAATTCATGCAGACGATCCGCAGGGTTTGAACCGTGATCAGTGGAATACGAATCCTAAACAAGTTAATGATGCTGATAATACTTATAAGGTTCGTAAAGATATTGAACAGACTCAAACGGGTGTAACGTGGTCTAAACCGATTAATGATAAAAATGAACTCTATGCCATGGCATATTTAGGCAATCGCCAAGTTACTCAATATCAATCTATTCCTAAATCAACACAAGAGGCTAATAATAATCAGGCTGGGGGGGTTATTGATTTTGAACGTAATTATTATGGTGCTGATTTCCGTTGGACTGGCAAAGAGTTACTTCCAAATACCACTGTAAGTGTTGGGGTTGCACTCGATGCAATGGATGAAGATCGTAAGGGTTTTGAAAACTTTAATACGCATGGTATTTATGGTGTCAAAGGTAAGTTACGCCGTGATGAAGATAATACTTTGTGGAATATCGATCCATATTTACAAGCTTCATGGCAGTTCTTACCAACATGGCGTTTAGATACGGGCGTACGCTATAGCAATGTTCATTATAAGTCGGAAGATCGCTATTTAAGCAATGGCGACGATAGTGGTAAGACTGATTATGATAAAGTTTTGCCTTCTGCTGCTTTAAGCTGGCAAATTTTACCTGAACTCATTGCCTATGTGAGTTATGCCAAAGGTTTTGAAACGCCAACTTTTACTGAAATGGCATATCGTCGAGATGGAGAAAGTGGTTTTAATTTTGATTTGACCGCATCCACAAGTGATACCTATGAAACAGGCTTAAAATCACAAAACCAATTAGGTGATTTTACTTTGGCAGTTTTTCAAACTAAAACCAAAGATGACATTGTTTCTGCCGGCAACTCAAATGGCCGATCAACCTTTCGTAATGCAGATAAAACCTTACGTGAGGGCGTAGAGTTTGCATGGAATAAAAAGTTGTGGCGAGATTTAACAGCGACTGCTAGCTATACATATTTAGATGCAACTTTTGATGCTGATATTCCAGCTTATAGAGATATTGCTCAAATTCCATCGGGCAATGCCATTCCGGGAATTGCCAAAAACCAAGCTTACGCCTCTTTGGCTTGGCAGCCATCGCACGGGCTATATGGCGGTGTAGATGTACAGTATATGGATAAAGTATACGTGAATGATACCAACAGTGACGCAGCGCCAAGCTACAGTGTAACCTCAGCTAATGTGGGTTATGCATGGGTAATGGGTGACTGGAAGGTGAATAGCTTTGCCCGTGTAGATAACTTATTTGATAAAAACTATGCAGGTTCAGTGATCGTAAATGATTCAACTAAACCAGTTGGACGTTACTTTGAACCAGCAGATGGACGTAACTGGAGTGCAGGTTTACGTGTAATTAAGCAATTCTAG
- a CDS encoding SRPBCC family protein, with product MMATGTVKFHRVFKAPAERVYRAFLDPDALVKWLPPHGFTAKVHSFDASVGGSYKMSFTNFSTGSTHAFGGTYVELVPNELIRYNDQFDDPNLPGTMQVTITLKSVLVGTEVHITQEGIPEVIPVEACYLGWQESLSLLTLLIEAEIPDQ from the coding sequence ATGATGGCAACAGGAACAGTAAAATTTCATCGCGTATTTAAGGCTCCAGCCGAGCGAGTTTACCGTGCATTTTTAGATCCAGATGCTTTAGTAAAGTGGTTACCACCGCACGGTTTTACTGCCAAGGTTCATAGTTTTGATGCAAGTGTGGGGGGCTCATATAAAATGAGTTTTACCAATTTTTCGACAGGTTCAACCCACGCTTTTGGTGGAACATATGTTGAATTAGTTCCAAATGAATTAATTCGATATAACGATCAATTCGATGACCCAAATTTACCAGGCACTATGCAAGTTACTATTACATTAAAAAGCGTATTGGTAGGTACAGAAGTGCATATTACGCAAGAAGGAATACCGGAAGTGATTCCTGTAGAGGCATGCTACTTAGGGTGGCAAGAATCCCTATCTTTGCTTACTTTATTGATTGAAGCTGAAATTCCAGACCAATAA
- a CDS encoding YegP family protein: MAGWYEISQASDGQYRFILKAGNGEPILNSELYKAKASAVNGIESIQKNSGDDARYERLTAKNGKPYFNLKAANHQIIGTSQFYASEASRDKGIESVKNNGSSTTVKDLTVQA, encoded by the coding sequence ATGGCAGGATGGTACGAAATTTCACAAGCGAGTGATGGTCAATATCGTTTTATTTTGAAGGCAGGTAATGGTGAACCTATTTTAAATAGCGAGCTATATAAGGCAAAAGCCTCAGCTGTAAATGGTATTGAGTCAATTCAGAAAAATAGTGGTGATGATGCCCGATATGAGCGTTTAACTGCAAAGAATGGGAAACCTTATTTCAATTTAAAAGCTGCAAATCATCAAATTATTGGCACGAGTCAGTTCTATGCAAGTGAAGCTTCACGAGATAAAGGAATTGAGTCAGTTAAAAACAATGGTTCATCAACAACTGTTAAGGACTTAACGGTTCAGGCATAA
- a CDS encoding NADH:flavin oxidoreductase/NADH oxidase, with product MAKLFETVKFGSLQLVNRIVIAPMCQYSATDDGEITYWHEQQWANYALSGAGLCIVEATAVQPEGRISYADLGLWNDQQRDKIKTLLAKVHTLSPMPFGIQLAHAGRKASTEKPWLGKGQIAKDQPHGWQTVAPSESTFSVHDAAPHALTIAEIKQVQQDFAAAAKRAVEAGFELIEVHAAHGYLLHQFLSPIANQRTDEYGGSLENRMRMTLEVLQAIKLAVPEGYPVGVRLSATDWLESIEHWDVESTVGLSKALEQLGAAYVHVSSGGLHEHQSITIGAGYQVPFAEQVKKHVSIPVIAVGLITEPEHAEQILENQQADAIGLARAMLYDPRWPWHAAAALGAEVKIAPQYLRCQPHGLKQLFNSF from the coding sequence ATGGCAAAATTATTTGAAACGGTTAAATTTGGTTCACTACAACTAGTTAATAGAATTGTAATTGCTCCGATGTGCCAATATTCGGCAACAGATGATGGTGAAATTACCTATTGGCATGAACAGCAATGGGCGAATTATGCATTATCTGGTGCGGGCCTTTGTATTGTAGAGGCGACTGCTGTACAACCTGAAGGTCGGATTAGCTATGCTGACCTTGGGCTCTGGAATGATCAACAACGTGACAAAATTAAAACGTTGTTAGCTAAGGTTCATACACTTTCGCCGATGCCATTTGGAATTCAGTTAGCACATGCAGGGCGTAAAGCATCTACTGAAAAGCCATGGTTAGGTAAAGGCCAGATTGCAAAAGATCAGCCTCATGGTTGGCAAACAGTTGCCCCAAGTGAAAGTACTTTTTCTGTTCATGATGCGGCGCCCCATGCTTTAACGATTGCTGAGATTAAACAAGTTCAACAAGACTTTGCAGCGGCTGCAAAACGTGCTGTAGAAGCTGGGTTTGAGTTGATTGAAGTTCATGCTGCACATGGTTATTTACTACATCAATTCTTATCGCCAATTGCCAATCAGCGTACTGACGAATATGGTGGTTCTTTAGAAAACCGTATGCGTATGACCCTTGAAGTTCTTCAGGCAATTAAACTCGCTGTACCAGAAGGTTATCCTGTTGGTGTTAGACTTTCTGCAACCGATTGGTTGGAGAGCATTGAGCATTGGGATGTTGAATCTACGGTTGGTTTATCAAAAGCTTTAGAGCAATTGGGCGCAGCCTACGTGCATGTGTCTAGTGGCGGTTTGCACGAGCATCAATCTATTACGATTGGGGCAGGTTACCAAGTTCCATTTGCTGAACAAGTCAAAAAGCATGTGTCTATTCCAGTCATTGCTGTAGGGTTAATTACTGAGCCAGAACATGCCGAACAAATTTTGGAAAACCAGCAAGCTGATGCTATTGGTCTTGCTCGTGCAATGTTGTATGACCCAAGATGGCCTTGGCATGCAGCAGCGGCTTTAGGGGCAGAAGTTAAAATTGCGCCTCAGTATTTACGTTGCCAACCTCATGGATTAAAGCAGCTTTTTAACTCTTTTTAA
- the yeaO gene encoding DUF488 domain-containing protein: MDIQIKRIYEKADPSDGKRILVDRLWSRGISKENAHLDLWLKEVAPSTELRKWFHAATPDHWKEFKQRYLKELETNSAVEELQHILAKHTVTLLYSAKDVENNHAIILKEYLLSKNLK, encoded by the coding sequence ATGGATATTCAAATTAAAAGAATTTATGAAAAGGCCGACCCCAGTGATGGAAAGCGGATTTTGGTTGACCGTTTATGGAGTAGGGGAATTAGTAAGGAGAATGCTCATTTAGATTTGTGGCTAAAAGAAGTGGCTCCTTCAACTGAACTTAGAAAGTGGTTCCATGCTGCAACACCAGATCATTGGAAAGAATTTAAACAGCGTTATTTAAAAGAGCTTGAAACCAACTCCGCCGTTGAAGAACTACAACATATCTTAGCAAAACATACAGTTACGCTTTTATATTCAGCAAAAGATGTTGAAAATAACCATGCAATCATTTTGAAAGAATATTTATTAAGTAAAAACTTAAAATGA
- the ybeQ gene encoding tetratricopeptide repeat protein, whose translation MKKLLIASLITLSSASIFAADNTATAAKTDVFKQAEQLYAAKNYSAAFQEMQRLAQSGNAQAIYNLGYMTQMGQGTTKDSAKALKYYEDASNKGYAQASYTLAQIYETGELGVAKDSNKFSQYIQKASAQGSDDATVKIATILFAQKKPQSHQIALQKLAPLIRKGNYPAIQVKALYDISQGVENKNPLMKRQGIEALQSIAQKGYAPASMALATMMANGNIIPQNLPQAKKIFTELANQNVPNAKESLASVDKIIAEKSKQAANAPAQPAPKK comes from the coding sequence ATGAAGAAATTACTAATCGCAAGCCTAATCACCCTTTCAAGTGCATCAATTTTTGCAGCTGATAACACAGCGACTGCTGCTAAAACCGATGTTTTTAAACAAGCTGAACAACTCTACGCGGCAAAAAACTACTCCGCTGCATTTCAGGAAATGCAACGCTTAGCCCAATCAGGTAACGCCCAAGCTATTTATAACTTAGGCTATATGACTCAAATGGGCCAAGGTACAACAAAAGATTCTGCCAAGGCTCTCAAATATTATGAAGATGCTTCAAATAAAGGCTATGCCCAAGCAAGTTACACGCTTGCACAAATTTATGAGACTGGTGAATTGGGCGTTGCGAAAGATAGCAACAAATTCAGTCAATATATTCAAAAGGCCTCGGCTCAAGGTTCTGATGATGCAACTGTGAAAATTGCGACAATTTTATTTGCTCAGAAAAAACCGCAGTCACATCAAATTGCCCTTCAAAAATTGGCGCCTTTAATTCGAAAAGGTAACTACCCTGCTATTCAGGTCAAAGCACTCTATGACATTAGCCAAGGGGTTGAAAATAAAAATCCTTTAATGAAACGCCAAGGTATCGAAGCTTTACAGTCAATTGCGCAAAAAGGCTATGCACCTGCTTCTATGGCTTTAGCAACCATGATGGCGAATGGCAATATCATTCCGCAAAATCTACCGCAAGCTAAAAAGATCTTTACTGAACTTGCCAATCAAAATGTGCCTAACGCTAAAGAGTCTTTAGCTTCGGTTGATAAGATTATTGCAGAAAAGAGCAAACAGGCTGCAAATGCTCCCGCACAGCCAGCACCGAAAAAATAA
- the phnA gene encoding zinc ribbon domain-containing protein YjdM gives MSLPNCPKCQSEYTYQDGNLLICPECSHEWKEGEASLTEEQEIIKDANGNVLADGDSVTVIKDLKIKGSSSVVKVGTKVKTIRLVPDASDGHNIDCKIDGIGQMKLKSEFVKKA, from the coding sequence ATGTCTTTGCCAAACTGCCCAAAATGCCAATCAGAATATACTTACCAAGATGGCAACTTATTGATTTGTCCCGAATGTTCACATGAGTGGAAAGAAGGGGAAGCATCGCTTACCGAAGAACAAGAAATTATTAAAGATGCGAATGGAAATGTATTAGCTGATGGCGACAGCGTCACTGTAATTAAAGACTTAAAAATTAAAGGGTCATCTTCAGTCGTTAAAGTCGGTACAAAGGTAAAAACGATTCGTTTAGTTCCAGATGCAAGTGATGGCCACAATATTGATTGCAAAATTGATGGCATTGGTCAGATGAAATTAAAATCTGAATTTGTAAAAAAAGCTTAA
- a CDS encoding YgfZ/GcvT domain-containing protein: MSLLAFSSYALNGVDAQKFLQGQVTVDTERLAENETRYTAICDLKGRIHFGLWLKKINAESFEIVVTQDQAEEFAKHIKKYGAFSKMTLSEQGIVFPKVVNHQTEFTTAETDISEWQKQAIMTGQAWITQTTEHEFQPQELRLHQREGVNYDKGCYLGQEIVARLWFKAKPKHWLHLVQGTGEAPASATQLNNDVEVVNSIANDEGYLALVVAKPAALQELGLQVLELPETLSGDVARPQ, encoded by the coding sequence ATGAGTCTGCTCGCTTTCTCCTCATATGCTTTAAACGGTGTAGATGCACAAAAGTTTTTACAAGGCCAAGTTACTGTAGATACTGAACGTTTAGCTGAAAATGAAACTCGTTATACAGCTATTTGTGATCTTAAAGGTCGTATTCACTTTGGCTTATGGCTAAAGAAGATTAATGCTGAAAGTTTTGAAATTGTAGTTACTCAAGATCAAGCTGAAGAGTTTGCCAAGCACATTAAAAAATATGGCGCCTTTTCAAAAATGACCTTAAGTGAACAAGGCATTGTGTTCCCAAAAGTGGTGAATCATCAAACTGAGTTCACTACTGCAGAAACTGATATTTCTGAATGGCAAAAACAAGCCATTATGACTGGTCAAGCTTGGATTACACAGACAACTGAACATGAATTCCAACCACAGGAATTACGTTTACATCAACGTGAAGGCGTCAATTACGATAAAGGATGTTACTTAGGCCAGGAAATTGTGGCGCGTCTTTGGTTTAAAGCAAAACCAAAACACTGGTTACATCTTGTACAAGGTACAGGTGAAGCACCTGCTTCAGCAACTCAATTAAATAACGATGTTGAAGTCGTCAATAGTATTGCAAATGATGAAGGCTATCTTGCTTTAGTTGTAGCTAAACCTGCTGCTCTTCAAGAGTTAGGGCTTCAAGTTCTTGAGTTACCAGAAACTTTAAGTGGCGACGTAGCAAGACCACAATAA
- a CDS encoding DsbC family protein produces MKTKLATLMLSLAIFGSAHADVKTLEQNLKTNYPDLPVKGVYQSPVQGIYEVYTSGRIVYTNQDAKYFFVGNLVDIKQQKNMTEERIAELGKIDVKSLPLNQAIKYVKDKGERTIYVFSDPDCPYCQRLEQNMVGVDNVTVYVFLYPLTSLHPNAEKVSNQIWCSKNPAEAWTNYMLNRKLPTNSKSCSSPIQKNIALGQKLNIDGTPTLFLQDGQRLSGVPSDAKQIEALLQTAK; encoded by the coding sequence ATGAAAACTAAACTTGCTACACTCATGTTGAGTCTGGCTATTTTCGGTTCTGCTCACGCTGATGTTAAAACACTTGAACAAAATCTTAAGACGAATTATCCCGATTTGCCTGTAAAGGGTGTTTATCAATCGCCTGTGCAAGGTATTTATGAAGTCTATACAAGCGGCCGCATTGTTTATACCAATCAAGATGCGAAGTACTTTTTTGTTGGTAATTTAGTCGACATCAAACAACAAAAAAATATGACTGAAGAACGTATTGCCGAATTAGGTAAGATTGACGTTAAAAGTTTGCCATTAAATCAGGCGATTAAATATGTAAAAGATAAAGGCGAACGTACAATCTATGTCTTTAGTGATCCAGATTGCCCATATTGCCAACGCCTAGAACAAAATATGGTTGGGGTTGATAACGTAACCGTATATGTGTTCCTTTATCCTCTTACTAGTTTGCATCCAAATGCTGAAAAAGTTTCAAATCAAATCTGGTGCTCAAAAAATCCAGCAGAAGCTTGGACAAACTATATGCTTAATCGCAAATTACCGACTAATAGCAAAAGTTGCTCAAGCCCGATTCAGAAAAATATCGCTTTAGGTCAAAAATTAAATATTGATGGAACACCTACCCTGTTCTTGCAAGATGGCCAAAGACTCTCTGGTGTACCAAGTGATGCCAAACAAATTGAAGCATTACTCCAGACTGCAAAATAA